In Flavobacterium piscisymbiosum, the sequence ACGCAGCAGTTTCTGATGCCAGAAAATCGATTAAAAATGTTATTAACCTGGATACTCATATTCAGATTAAAATGGATTTTATCAACCCTGAAAGCGCAGAAAAATTTGTTGAAAAAGGCTGGGATGAAGAAAAACAAATGTATTACTACTTAGTTTATTTCAATAAAGAAGAAAAAAGCTAAGAGTTATTCATTTTCTATTACTTACTTAAAACAAAAAACGGCAACTACAATAGTAATTGCCGTTTTTTTATAGCTCAATTTTTAATTTTACTTCTTCACTTGATTTCTATTTTTATATATTCGTCATGTTAATTCTAACATTAACTAATTTAAAGATATTTAAAAATCAGTCTGCTCCAATATGAAGATATTTTTTGGCTACCGTCATTTTAAAATCAAGGACATACATCCAACCGAATTAGGCCTAATTGATGACCATGATTATCACATAGAAATACGTCAAAAATATTTTCACATTTATTTGATTCCATTTTTTGGTTTAGGAAAAACATGGGCAATAAGAAGGAATGGAGAATTATATGAATTACCCCAAGAATATATTCAGGAAATAAAAAGAAGAAAAATAAAAGTTAGAAGTCCATGGTATACTTATACATTACCAATTTTAGCTGTAGTTGTTCTTTTAGTATTTATATCGGTCGAAAGGATAAAAGATTATCAATTTAATGAACAGCAACGTATTCATTTTGTCGAAAATATTCCAAAACTAGATGCTAAAATTGAAAACGCCAGAATTAATGAATTTTACGTTATAAACGAAGTTGATGAGATTAGGGCAGGTTTCCAAATGATTTTAAAGGTTGAAAAAGTATACGTTGACAAAATTTTATTTACAGTTATTCCAGAATTTTTGCTTGACTCATCAGGATTACAATTAGAGGATTATTACCTCCACAATAAAACGCATTTAGACACTATCAGTATTCTTAAATCTGATCTGAAAAAATCTTTTGAAAGAGATTATGATCAGTCAAAAACCTACACTTTTAAAGGAAAAAATCTTTTAAAATCAGGTAAATTATATTCTCTCTCCAAAATTGATGAAGGATTTCAACCAAATCTGAAATCATCGATTTTATTTAAAGATTATACCGAAATTCAAATTCAAGTAGAAAATACTGGCAGTGAGTTTACTATCTTATCTATAAAAAATACGGAACATAATGTTCCGTGGGATATCAAACTTCCGTTAAAAATAGAATCCGGAAATAAAAATAAACCTTCTGTTTTTATTTTGGGTAGTAAAAAACAGAAGGATTTTAGTTTTTATGACCATGATTTTTATAAGGCAGACATTGAGGTTGTTGATTTGTTTGGCATTAAGCATCTCTACAAAATATCTGGAGATGGTGAATACTGCTCTTTTACTCAAACTGAAGTAAAAAAAAGATACCTCAATTACATTATATCTTTTTAATAGATCTTTTTCATCCTAAAACACAGAAAATAAAGCTTTAACAATATCATCATAAACTTGTTTGTCTCTTTCGCCCGTTCTGGCCAAAACCCGAATTCCGGAATAGGTATTAAAAATAAATCGTGCTAAAACTCTGGCACTATTTGTTTTAGAAATCTGCCCTAAATCCTGCCCTTTCTGGACTGCTTTTGTAAAAACTTCCTCCATTACCTTGCTGTTGTTTTTTACAATTTTGGCAATCTCTTCGTCGTGCATGGCCAATTCTACAGAAGAATTAACCATAAAACAGCCTTTTGTAATCCGGTCTTCGAGACTTTCTACAACAGCCAGTTTAAAAATTACTTCAAAAGTATCTTTTATGTTTGTAGCGGTTTCCAGAATTTCCTTAATCTTTAGATAATTATCTTCATGATACTTTGTTAAGGCTTTGGCAAACAATTTCTGTTTGTCTCCAAAGGTATCATACAAACTAGAACGGCTTAAACCCAGATGTGTTACTAAATCCTGAGCCGATGTTCCGTTATAACCTTTGTGCCAAAAAATTTCGATGGCTTTGTCTAAAGCCTGGTCTTCATTAAATTCTTTCGTTCTAGCCATAATTTCAATATTAAATTACATTACAAAGGTATAAAAAAACGGAACAATCGTTCCTGAATTTCTGTAAAAAAAAATTATACCACAGCGTTTACAGTAAGTCCGCCATCAACGACAATTTCCGTTCCTGTAATAAATGATGCATCATCTGAAGCCATAAAACTTACTGTTTTTGCAATTTCTGAAGATTGTCCAAAACGTTTCAACAAGATTTTTTCTGCCAAAACAGCTCCAAAACCTTCTACTTCTGCTTTTTCTAAACCTAATTTTCCATACAATGGAGTTTCAACAGGACCAGGAGAAACGGCGTTTACTCTGATTTTTCTCGGCGCTAATTCTGTAGCAAATACTTTATTTAAAGATAAAACAGCTGCTTTACTTGCTGCATAAACACTTGAATTTGGCATACCAACATGAGCATTTATAGAAGTATTAAAAATAATAGATCCGCCATTATTCAGGATTGGCAATACTTTTTGAACAGTAAAATAAACTCCTTTTACATTTACGTTCATAATGCTGTCATAATGTGATTCTGAAGCTGATTCTACCGGAGCAAAAGAAGCCGTTCCAGCATTTAAAAATAAGATATCAACTTTCCCAAATTGCTCTTTTACTTGTTCTACTAAATTATCAATTGATTTTAGATCGGATTGATCAGCAACAATTCCAGTTACATCTAATTCTTTTTCGGCCTGAGCCAAAGCTTCTTTGTTTCTTCCGGTTACAATTACTTTTGCACCTTGTGCTTTAAACTCTGCTGCAGCTGCATATCCAATTCCGCTGTTTCCACCAGTTACGATCGCTACTTTGTTTTCTAAATTTTTCATTTTTATTATTTTTTAAATTATTGATTATTCAATTATTACGGTACAAAGATATAATAACGGAATGATCGTTCCGTTATTATTAAAGTTAATATTTAGTTAAAATAATAAACAGCACTGAAAACACTGATTTCCAGCAACTAAAACCTATAGAACTATAGACGAAAGAAATAATAAAATGTCGTAGATTCTTAATATTTGCTTAATTTTGTAGTCAAAAAACAAACTTAACATGGATATTCATTTATATAAAGAAAGTCCCTTTAAAACCATAATTTCATTTCATAAACTAATTGAATCTCTTGAAGAAATTGCTTTATCAAATGTAGATTACAGAGCAAACTACGCCAAAGCCTTATTGCAACAAATAGAACCAATTCCTGAATTTAGGACTGGTATTCAGGATTTTTCTATTATTAAAAACAATGAAGCTTTAATCAAAAATTTATTAGCCGACTTGTTTCCGACTGCTTTAACGAATAATGAAATAAAAGCCGTTACAATTCCTTTTCAAAATATATCATTTAATTATACAGATCGTTTCAAGAAGATTCTTCGCAATGCCGGAGATGAATTTTATATGGAAATTCGTGATTTCGACGATCATCAATTTTACATCAACAACTGTTGTCTTATTTTAGGAGTGTATTACAAACAGAAAATAGATTTTAACAAACCTTTTTTCTACGATATTCCGGATGAAGAAGGTGTCGAGAAACATTATCGTATTCTGTACAATGCCGATTTTATGGAGATTATTCCAAGTGAGAATTCTATAGATCTTACTCAGGATGATATTGATTTATTAATGGATAATTATAATGATATTGAACTTTGGAAATCAAAATTCCCTCCCGGAAGCTGGACTTTAAAAGGTTTTGGAATTGTTTCTTTATTTGATGCCACTACAGAAAGTGCCATTTCGAATCTAAAAAGCAATTTACTAAAGCCTGATGCAAAAACAGTGGCAACAGACGAAATTGTAACCAATATTTTTAAATCAATCTTTAAAATTCCTGATTTAAAAGTAGGTTTTATTATCTACAATCCTGAGGAAGAAAAATTCATAAGACCAATTAAATTTGACAATCAACTGCAAAGTTTTTTACTTTCTAAAGATCAGGAAGTCGATTGCAAAAATGCTTTTTTTGGTTGTTCGTTTGAGAATTTGTTAGACAATAAAGAACCATTTGTAATTTCGAATGTAAAGAAATTCATTGAGGAATCATCTAATAAAAGACTTGGTGAACATTTATTAAAACAAGGAATTCAGAGTTGCGTTTTTGCCCCTGTTATAAAAGACGATCATTTGTTAGGGATTGTTGAGTTGGTTTCTAAAAACATCAGAGACTTAAATAGCGTAAACGCAACAAAACTTGAATTGGTCCTTCCCTATTTAACGGATACTATCGATCGCTATAATACAGATATGCAGCATCAGATTGCATCCATTATTCAGCGCGAATACACTACAATTCATCCAAGTGTATACTGGAAATTCAAGAAAGAGTCACAGAATTATTTCCAAAATACCAATCATACCAAAGATTATATTTTTAAAGAAATAGTTTTTAAAAATGTATATCCTTTATACGGCCAGATCGATATTAAAGGTTCTTCTGAACATAGAAATGAAACGGTAAAAAGAGATCTTAAAAATCAATTAACCGCTATTTTAAATATTTTCGAATCTCAGGCTCCTAATACGAATTTAGTCTTGCTGGAACAAAGAAAATTCGAACTGGAATCGTTTCGTGATGAATTAGATGCTCCTTTAAAAGCAGACACAGAGCAGTATATTCAAAGATATATTGAGGAAGAAATTCATCCTCTACTGAAGAACACAACAGAAACTCAAAAAAGTGAGAAACTGGAACGTTTATATTTTGAAAGTCTTGACGAAAAAAGTGGATTATTTTATCAGGAAAGAAAGAAATTTGATAATGCAATGTCTATTATCAACAAAAGATTAGCCTCTGTACTGGACAGAAAACAAATTGAAGCACAAGAAATATATCCGCATTATTACGAGCGTTTTAAAACTGATGGTGTCGAGCATAATCTTTACATAGGAGCATCGATTGCACCAACAAAACCTTTTGATATTATGTATTTGCATAATTTACGTTTGTGGCAATTACAAACCTTATGCGAAATGGAATTGAAACATCATCAGCTAAAAGAATCTTTGCCTTATGAACTCGATGTAACTTCGCTAATTTTAGTATTTAGTGCACCGCTTTCTATTCGTTTTAGAATGGACGAAAAACGTTTTGATGTTGACGGAACGTACAATGCAAGATATGAGGTGGTAAAAA encodes:
- a CDS encoding TetR/AcrR family transcriptional regulator produces the protein MARTKEFNEDQALDKAIEIFWHKGYNGTSAQDLVTHLGLSRSSLYDTFGDKQKLFAKALTKYHEDNYLKIKEILETATNIKDTFEVIFKLAVVESLEDRITKGCFMVNSSVELAMHDEEIAKIVKNNSKVMEEVFTKAVQKGQDLGQISKTNSARVLARFIFNTYSGIRVLARTGERDKQVYDDIVKALFSVF
- a CDS encoding SDR family oxidoreductase, translated to MKNLENKVAIVTGGNSGIGYAAAAEFKAQGAKVIVTGRNKEALAQAEKELDVTGIVADQSDLKSIDNLVEQVKEQFGKVDILFLNAGTASFAPVESASESHYDSIMNVNVKGVYFTVQKVLPILNNGGSIIFNTSINAHVGMPNSSVYAASKAAVLSLNKVFATELAPRKIRVNAVSPGPVETPLYGKLGLEKAEVEGFGAVLAEKILLKRFGQSSEIAKTVSFMASDDASFITGTEIVVDGGLTVNAVV
- a CDS encoding GAF domain-containing protein, whose translation is MDIHLYKESPFKTIISFHKLIESLEEIALSNVDYRANYAKALLQQIEPIPEFRTGIQDFSIIKNNEALIKNLLADLFPTALTNNEIKAVTIPFQNISFNYTDRFKKILRNAGDEFYMEIRDFDDHQFYINNCCLILGVYYKQKIDFNKPFFYDIPDEEGVEKHYRILYNADFMEIIPSENSIDLTQDDIDLLMDNYNDIELWKSKFPPGSWTLKGFGIVSLFDATTESAISNLKSNLLKPDAKTVATDEIVTNIFKSIFKIPDLKVGFIIYNPEEEKFIRPIKFDNQLQSFLLSKDQEVDCKNAFFGCSFENLLDNKEPFVISNVKKFIEESSNKRLGEHLLKQGIQSCVFAPVIKDDHLLGIVELVSKNIRDLNSVNATKLELVLPYLTDTIDRYNTDMQHQIASIIQREYTTIHPSVYWKFKKESQNYFQNTNHTKDYIFKEIVFKNVYPLYGQIDIKGSSEHRNETVKRDLKNQLTAILNIFESQAPNTNLVLLEQRKFELESFRDELDAPLKADTEQYIQRYIEEEIHPLLKNTTETQKSEKLERLYFESLDEKSGLFYQERKKFDNAMSIINKRLASVLDRKQIEAQEIYPHYYERFKTDGVEHNLYIGASIAPTKPFDIMYLHNLRLWQLQTLCEMELKHHQLKESLPYELDVTSLILVFSAPLSIRFRMDEKRFDVDGTYNARYEVVKKRIDKSNIKGTKERITEKEKITIVYSQNSEEAEYLKYIKYLQHKKILEPSIEQFEVEDLQGVSGLRAIRVKVINNNTNPVKQKITYQDLLDELN